One part of the Raphanus sativus cultivar WK10039 chromosome 7, ASM80110v3, whole genome shotgun sequence genome encodes these proteins:
- the LOC108816918 gene encoding uncharacterized protein LOC108816918, which translates to MCSIHAVIQVLQPQWRRKKTRFLFHLNPNTKLAFFPRALSSSDNNDGSVSSSRQNNRQMGYDPSEELFGVDFKPRNVSGDSREPMSWFGPNGQYIRELPCPTCRGRGYTSCSDCGIERARLDCPQCKGKGIMTCLRCLGDCVIWEESIDERPWEKARSSSPFRVKEDDEVDNLEIKFSPRGKSKRVYQSPPPEVGQKISRSLKSLNAKTGLFSNRMKIIHGNPVLHAQRVAAIKKAKGTPAARKHASETMKTFFSNPLNREQRSLSMKGIKFYCKSCGQEGHRRHYCPELDTNEDRRFRCRVCGGKGHNRRTCPKSKSLVTKGISTRYHRCGICGESGHNSRTCRKLARVKPTEGGGEEEGVGKSVYTCGFCKKMGHNVRTCQSKRISD; encoded by the exons ATGTGCTCGATCCATGCTGTAATTCAGGTTTTGCAACCACaatggagaaggaagaagaccCGATTCCTGTTTCATCTCAATCCCAACACAAAACTCGCCTTCTTTCCTCGCGCATTATCTTCTTCAGACAACAACGATGGTTCAGTTTCTTCCTCCAGACAAAACAac CGACAGATGGGTTATGATCCTTCAGAGGAACTGTTTGGTGTTGACTTCAAGCCCAG GAATGTATCTGGTGATTCTCGTGAACCGATGTCATGGTTTGGTCCCAACGGTCAGTACATTCGTGAGCTTCCCTGTCCTACTTGCAGAGGAAGAGGTTACACCTCATGCTCAGATTGTGGAATCGAGAGGGCAAGGTTGGATTGCCCTCAATGCAAAGGAAAG GGCATTATGACTTGTCTCAGATGTTTGGGAGATTGTGTAATATGGGAAGAATCAATCGATGAACGACCTTGGGAGAAAGCTAGATCCAG TTCTCCATTTCGAGTAAAGGAGGATGATGAGGTTGATAATTTGGAGATAAAGTTTAGTCCAAGGGGAAAATCGAAGCGGGTTTACCAGTCACCTCCTCCTGAAGTTGGACAAAAGATTAGCCGGTCTCTTAAA AGTCTGAATGCCAAGACCGGACTATTTAGTAACCGAATGAAGATTATACATGGTAATCCTGTGCTTCATGCTCAAAGGGTAGCTGCAATTAAG AAAGCTAAAGGAACACCAGCTGCTAGAAAGCATGCATCCGAAACTATGAAAACCTTTTTCAGTAACCCTTTAAACCGTGAACAGAGGAGCTTATCCATGAAAG GAATTAAGTTTTACTGCAAAAGCTGCGGACAGGAAGGTCATAGACGCCATTACTGTCCAGAGCTGGACACTAACGAAGACAGGAGATTTAGATGTCGAGTTTGTGGAGGGAAAGGCCATAACCGAAGAACCTGTCCTAAGTCAAAATCATTGGTCACTAAAGGCATTTCCACAAGGTATCACCGATGTGGGATATGCGGTGAGAGCGGCCACAACAGTAGAACATGCCGGAAGCTGGCTAGAGTGAAACCTACTGAGGGTGGAGGTGAAGAAGAAGGTGTTGGTAAGAGTGTGTATACTTGTGGGTTCTGCAAGAAAATGGGACATAATGTAAGAACCTGTCAAAGTAAACGAATTTCAGATTAG
- the LOC108816917 gene encoding nuclear pore complex protein NUP1, with amino-acid sequence MASGGKATFSAAASDAARGTGGKLKRQSARRHTTTTPYSRPPQNQVQGRRPWISRIFVDPAYRAISSGATKLLPYFFSSAASSAPALRAPEDEDQHHQDKLKDDSLENDPSSVTPSLNKPKSESIEEGGTSSTSNIKENSFNISAQAISNRAKSDVDAMSELERLMEGKTFSRAETDRLIEIINSRATDLPDVAREEIMEIPTREGAKKSVSFLDQKKVPVGGKDASSDLWATPTPLAKSVSFEGDEHVRDEAGLSPAELAKAYMGGHTVSSSSQDFVARNEKNCLDRGNLVANSLRASPSSKPSACWPGVKSNEQSGFATPQSQRENFGIRSFPRTPYPRSILSGSKSQLMQLQDNSSKRLSTLQSPSQSVQTRYGQLKLNKGSDGGLFGPSRRSRQSATMSPYSRPSRSRFENSANLKRSEAGESSDLSMSQTTTYGKRIGLEAGTPTVPRHSSQIARTILDHLERTQATPKDKSAELKLATSWRFPQSSKAVEQSSSNINNVKKDGPTTKVNEDIPKFFSHNPPSSVPKLSEVTTGGTQNAMAKTASASNGILSGSNNGTILQYELGKPKGSLSGSTHEKEATKAVSYSFGGDPANLPKPPSHSLGNNKRSLSSISVQKPTYQKWAVPSGSNASFTFPISSSSDGATTSEPTTPSIMPLTTPNGGGVAITSQHEATKDDEIPQFSFGGNRRGDDKLPLVFAFSSVSEEVNNEEKFGDIKFTFGSNKAERISFSSPGSDGVCC; translated from the exons atgGCCAGTGGAGGAAAAGCGACCTTCTCTGCGGCGGCGAGCGACGCAGCAAGAGGTACAGGTGGCAAACTGAAGCGGCAAAGCGCGAGGAGACATACGACGACGACGCCGTATTCTCGACCGCCTCAGAACCAAGTACAAGGGAGGAGGCCGTGGATCTCGAGAATCTTCGTCGATCCTGCTTATCGGGCTATCTCCAGCGGGGCTACGAAACTACTTCCCTACTTCTTCTCCAGTGCCGCCTCTTCCGCTCCTGCTCTTAGAGCTCCAGAAGATGAAGATCAACATCATCAAG ATAAGTTGAAGGATGATTCACTGGAGAATGATCCCAGCAGTGTAACACCAAGTTTAAAT AAACCGAAGTCAGAATCAATTGAAGAGGGAGGTACTAGCAGTACATCAAACATTAAGGAAAACAGTTTCAATATCAGTGCACAAGCAATAAGCAACAGAGCAAAAAGTGATGTTGATGCGATGTCGGAGCTTGAAAGGCTAATGGAAGGAAAAACGTTTTCTCG GGCGGAAACTGATCGTCTTATAGAGATAATAAATTCAAGGGCTACTGATCTACCTGATGTCGCGAGAGAAGAGATAATGGAGATCCCTACGAGAGAGGGAGCCAAGAAAAGTGTGAGTTTTCTTGATCAGAAAAAAGTACCCGTTGGTGGCAAGGATGCTAGTAGTGATCTTTGGGCTACACCAACCCCACTTGCCAAGTCAGTA TCTTTTGAAGGAGACGAACATGTGCGGGATGAAGCTGGTCTATCACCAGCAGAACTTGCTAAGGCATATATGGGAGGCCATACGGTATCAAGTAGTTCCCAAGATTTTGTAGCAAGAAATGAAAAGAACTGTCTAGACCGAGGGAATCTTGTGGCAAATTCTTTACGTGCATCACCATCAAGCAAGCCTTCTGCTTGTTGGCCTGGTGTCAAGTCAAATGAGCAATCTGGCTTTGCAACTCCTCAAAGTCAACGAGAAAACTTTGGGATCCGAAGTTTTCCTAGGACCCCATATCCTAGATCCATCCTTTCAGGTTCTAAGTCACAG CTGATGCAATTGCAAGACAATAGTAGCAAGCGCTTAAGCACCCTCCAGTCTCCCTCCCAAAGTGTGCAGACGAGATATGGCCAG CTCAAACTTAACAAGGGAAGTGATGGTGGACTCTTTGGACCCAGTAGAAGATCTCGCCAGAGCGCCACCATGTCTCCTTATTCACGACCTTCCAGGAGTCGTTTTGAAAATTCTGCTAACTTGAAGAGATCTGAAGCAGGGGAATCTAGTGATCTATCTATGTCCCAGACAACAACATATGGTAAGCGTATAGGGTTGGAAGCTGGTACACCTACTGTTCCTAGACATTCTAGTCAGATCGCTAGGACGATACTGGATCACCTTGAAAGGACCCAAGCCACCCCGAAAGATAAATCTGCTGAGTTAAAGCTTGCCACTTCTTGGAGATTTCCCCAGTCTTCGAAAGCTGTTGAACAAAGCAGCTCAAACATCAACAATGTAAAAAAGGATGGCCCAACAACCAAGGTGAATGAAGATATCCCTAAATTTTTCTCTCACAATCCACCATCCTCTGTGCCGAAACTATCTGAAGTTACCACCGGTGGCACTCAAAATGCAATGGCCAAGACCGCTTCAGCATCAAATGGAATATTGAGTGGCAGTAATAATGGTACCATACTCCAGTATGAGTTAGGGAAGCCTAAGGGCTCTCTCTCCGGAAGCACACATGAAAAG GAAGCTACGAAAGCTGTTTCCTATTCTTTTGGAGGCGACCCCGCAAATCTCCCCAAGCCACCATCTCATTCACTGGGAAATAACAAACGGTCACTTTCATCGATCTCAGTACAGAAGCCTACTTACCAAAAATGGGCAGTTCCTTCGGGTTCAAACGCTAGCTTCACATTCCCTATCTCTTCTTCATCTGACGGAGCAACAACATCAGAGCCCACAACTCCATCGATCATGCCGTTAACAACACCAAATGGTGGTGGGGTTGCCATTACAAGTCAGCATGAAGCAACAAAAGATGACGAGATTCCTCAGTTTAGTTTCGGGGGTAACAGAAGAGGAGATGATAAGTTGCCTCTGGTCTTCGCTTTCTCCTCTGTGAGCGAAGAAGTGAACAATGAGGAGAAGTTTGGAGATATCAAGTTCACATTTGGGTCTAACAAGGCAGAGAGAATATCTTTTAGCTCACCAGGAAGTGATGGTGTTTGCTGTTAA